Within Malus domestica chromosome 04, GDT2T_hap1, the genomic segment AGAAACCAGGGTACCAAATTTCCAACAAAATAGTTTGTAGACATGGGTGTTGAGCATGATGTGACACTCAAAATTTAACCAACTTCGTGAAGACCGTCATTCATGTCAGACTGCTTAAAATGCACACAAGAAATGAATGGAATTTATACACAAGAGGAACCAACCTGCAAACAACGCAGCCACCAATTTCATACTCAGGTGCATTGAAGACCCGTGTCAAACGTATTACAATAGGTCTTCCAATATTTGAAGATTCCCCAGCAGCAGCCTTTTTACCAGGTTCAAACTTATCTCTACAATCTGGACAATGCCAATCACCTTGAGGAACCAATGGTAAATCCAAACAAGCTgcaatataaacaaagttagacccaaaaaaaaaaaaatgaaacaccTAACAACTACTAACTTGATTGATTCATAGGGATATTAAAATTATTAACATCAATATATATGATGACTTTGTTTCCACCAAAAGaattgatatattatttttgttttttttcaaacatgAGTAATATTAGCATGGGGACAATACTTCCTATCATTAGATTGAGAAGACAGTGATGTAGATCAAAAATCATTCATCAAACCACTAAATTTTCAGTTCAACCGGGGAAAGAACAAAATGGAATATATCAAAATGTGATCTAAAATGTTGATGAGCAAGACTTAAAGGACACAGAACAAATGTATACATCCAAAACTAAAATCAAGTACCAAAAATTAGAAACAATATCAACCTGAATGATAAGCACGAGGGCATCCATCACAGAAAATCAAATCCCCTGTATCATGTCCACACACAGCACACATATCATCATTTCCATCACTGCCACCAATTGTCAGGTTTTGCCCATTGGCCAATGACATGGCTATATCGTGAAGTGTCAATCCATTGGAAGTATAGATGTGACGGTAGCTGCAACATGAAATAAATTatctacacatgacacactaAACAACTATCCATTGGAAGTATAGATGTGATGGTAGCTgcaaaatgaaataaattatcTACACTTCACACACTAAAAAACTAGAACAGCAGCCAAAGCTCTTTAGAAGCTACTCACGGTTGACGCCTTGCAGCCATTCCAGCATGAGCTTCAAACTGTGAAGGGCTTATCTGTTTACATATAAAGAGTAAGATTGACATGAGAGAAAGGGGAAGGAGGGGCTAGACCAATATGCAGGACTCAAATTTGATGTGGTCTGTGCAGCTCAGTATTTACCTCTTTGTCACAGCAATTACAGACTATCCCATTTCCTTGCTTATAGCCACCAAGCAATCTCTGGGAATATGAAAGCATCAAATCATTTAAAGATCAAAAGTTACAGGCATTGACACCTGAAACCAGCATCATCATGATAACTATATCTATATAATTACCTGCCCTTTGACATAGTATGCCAATTTAGCTCCATCTGGAAGTCCATTTGGCATAAATAGTAACCGGTGAAGATCATTATCCCTATCAACCAGCAGAAATTTCTGAATCAAACAAAACTCACCCTGACAGTatcttgtcaaaaaaaaaaactcacaaagaatcaaaataagaaaaggGGGCAAAGGGATGGGGTGAACCTTCTCCTATTGCCACCTTCAGCAGTTTTCTTCTGGTTCATAGTTGCATGGAAGCTTGGTCTGCACAGCATATACAGTTTCAGTTTTTCATGCACAAAACAAGTTATCTTAATCTGAATGACAAAGACAATGGTAAAAGAATCTAAAATGTTCCATTAGCCTGTAATTAAATTAAGTTCAATCACCGTTACATTAATCTAACAAATTTAATGATGGACTTATATTCAGTGTACCATGTGTTAAGTTTATTACCTGGGAACTGGATGAGGCAATTTAGGGAGCTTCACACGATGTCTTTTCTCCACTTCAGCCATTCCATCAATACAATAAAGAGTTGCTGCAgaatgttttatatatataaaaaaaggaacattaggGTCTCAATATCACATTAACATAACATATATATCAACTGGACACAATTTTGTTTCCCTTCAGTTGATCGCTTTTTCCTTAGCACTTCCAGTATTCCAACATAAGcattttgaaaacccaaaatttgTTAAAATGTTCTATCATTAGTGAACTTTTCATCTGATTATATTACACTACCCTCAAAATCTCATCAAGCACATGACAAATGAGCTTCATGAATGTCAGATTTTCTGGATCTGAGATATATGATATTTGTCTAAGGAAGTTGAGAAAAATGATGGTGAAATTAAACATGACTTGGAATCAAGCTCAAACCAAGCAATGAAGTTTTCTTCTGACAAGCCCTCCCCCTCCTTCCCCAACCACTTTCCTTCCCATCCTCCTTCATTTTCATATAATAGTTACTGTCCAAAACATATATACACATCATAATCATCATCCTATGGGAATCGCTCATTCAGTTCCCAAACAAAGGTAGTGTGATCAAGTGCGAAAGCTTTTGATGCAGAGCATACGCCATTTTGTGTTGAGCCCCTACTTGAGATCCTACCTAAGTGGATATGGATTTGGTCTAACGTTATTTGCGCTTTTGCAGGTCCACAAATCTTATATGTGTGAGTCAAGTATTGATTCAATAATTGGGAGACGAGCTATCTTAAAAGGTTTATTGGAAGAAGAGctattttggaaatgaaaataaaactcAGAAAAGTGTTGCTGCTTAAAAATTACCTTTCCAAATCCGGAAGGACTCTTCGTTGAGAGCAGAACCAGCAATATCCTTTATCACTTCATCCAGACTGCTTAGAGGAGCAGTCTTCAGTTCTTGTATGATGCTATAAACTGGCCTCCCATTCTCCATGTATATGTGATTATTAGGATGCCGAGTCTTGACACCAGCATGCTGCTCAAACTCATATGCACTGAGTACCTGCTCATTTCATTGAATCAATTAGCTATAAGCCTATAAGCAATATTGCACTTAAACTCAAAACAATGTAAACAGTGAGTAAACTTGCCCTGGTGAAATTGCATGATAAGCAGCCGCACAAATAACCACCGCCACTTATAATTCCATGTAGCTCTATCTGCCAAAATTTATGTTAGAACCTctacagaaaataaatattcaCTGCAAGCAGATATTACATCCAACAGAGAAAAAACAATATATTTGATATAGTACCTTTGGCGGGGAGGAAACATACTTCACTCGAGCCCCATCAAGAATACCAGTGGACAATAGCTTTTTAACATTTGAAGGATAGCTGCTCGGAACTACATTAGTAGAACCTTCCAACTCCCAATTAGAAGCACAAGGATGAAAGTTACCGGATTCAGCACACTGCCTCCAATATGAACTTGCTGGAAACTCCCTACTTGTACTAGCCGTTGCCTGAAAGTCCATTCCGGACTCCTCATAAGCATTTCCATGTGAAGAGTCACAATCCTCCTTTTTCTTGCTGAATTTGAACGTAATCTTGCGAATCCCAGATGAACTGGCAAGCTTAGGAATTTCAACCACAACCCGAGAGGTCAATACATCACCATTCGTCTCATTCTCAATTTGGCAATTATCATTCACGGTACACTGTCCATCGCTCAAGGTCTCCTCAGAGCCTGGATTCCCCGAACATGAGGACTCAACTTCAGCGCACTCTGTTCGGTTATTATTTACCAATTCAGCAGGTTGGCTAGTAATGTCCTGAAAAGTGGAGCCATTCTCTTTCGGAGACACAACGGGGTTTGATACTTCCGAACGTATATCCTCATTGGAATGCTCCTTCACTTGCTTCTTGTTTGGAAACGAATCTGCCGCGCTATCATCTCCGAGACACTCGTGCTCTCGCTTCAATTCAGCTCTCGGGGAGTTTTCTGTTTCCACTTCCCCATCTCTCAATTTCCCCACACAAATTGCCTCTTCACCCATCCAACTACAACTCCACTCACGAATCGAAATTCAATAAATTTCCAATAACAAGCACTGTGATACGGAGACGGCATTCAATCAGAATTCTAATTCCAAAAACGAATCCTAATTACCGGAGCTCGGATCACGAACCACAGTTTTTCCCCCAGAATTCAAAAACAGTTTTTAATCCTAAAAGCAAGGAATCGAATAAAAAACACgaaaaacgaaaacaaaaacaTCGGAATCACCAATTTTCAAgtaaaaattaacaaactaaCCTTCTCTTAcgaaatccaaatccaaatccaaatccgatagaagaaagaggagctcgGAGATCCAAAGCGTTTCCGAATCGAATTCGGAAAGTTGCGGATCTgaaattcaagaaaacaaatcaggGGTGTTTCTGTCGAGTGAGATCTGCGAGAGGAAATAGCGCGGGATGCGAaaaagggttagggttttcaatTCTGTTTCGAGAAACGGGTGAAAACGTGCAGAGCGGCAAAAATACCGAAATGAAAAAGCCTGGCTCGCGCTCCAGATTCAACTTTTGAGGGACGACACTCAGATAAAATGCCAAGtttatttatataaataaataaaaggtgaCGAATGGGTTTCTTTGGAAGAAACGAGACGGCAGGTGGATAAAGCCTACGGGCCCACTCTTTTGGCCAACCAAATTGCGCCGCGTGGTGTGCAATTATCTGACCCACCAGGCGCCATGACACGTATGATGTGACTTGGAACCGCGAGTcccgctttttttttttttttttgcgggaATTTTGTATTTCTGAGAGTTTGGTGCGCGGAAGTAACCGTGAGTGATGTGTTAGATGGAATTTATGCCGTTGGATGAGACAGGTGGAGGCATCGGAGGAAGTGTAGAGGGTTTTGGAGGGGGGTCATAACTGACTTTTA encodes:
- the LOC103408369 gene encoding uncharacterized protein, producing the protein MGEEAICVGKLRDGEVETENSPRAELKREHECLGDDSAADSFPNKKQVKEHSNEDIRSEVSNPVVSPKENGSTFQDITSQPAELVNNNRTECAEVESSCSGNPGSEETLSDGQCTVNDNCQIENETNGDVLTSRVVVEIPKLASSSGIRKITFKFSKKKEDCDSSHGNAYEESGMDFQATASTSREFPASSYWRQCAESGNFHPCASNWELEGSTNVVPSSYPSNVKKLLSTGILDGARVKYVSSPPKIELHGIISGGGYLCGCLSCNFTRVLSAYEFEQHAGVKTRHPNNHIYMENGRPVYSIIQELKTAPLSSLDEVIKDIAGSALNEESFRIWKATLYCIDGMAEVEKRHRVKLPKLPHPVPRPSFHATMNQKKTAEGGNRRRDNDLHRLLFMPNGLPDGAKLAYYVKGQRLLGGYKQGNGIVCNCCDKEISPSQFEAHAGMAARRQPYRHIYTSNGLTLHDIAMSLANGQNLTIGGSDGNDDMCAVCGHDTGDLIFCDGCPRAYHSACLDLPLVPQGDWHCPDCRDKFEPGKKAAAGESSNIGRPIVIRLTRVFNAPEYEIGGCVVCRSQDFSAALFDERTVIICDQCEKEFHVGCLRDSGLCDLKELPKDKWFCCDDCNRIHSALQNLVFNGAERVPAPLSDTIIRKHADRGLLIDGVADVQWRVFSGKSRYPEHLPFLSRAAAIFRECFDPIVAQSGRDLIPVMVYGRNISGQEFGGMYCVVLIVGSVVISAGLLRVFGREVAELPIVATSREHQGKGYFQALFSCIERLLISLKVEKLVLPAAEEAESIWTRKLGFRKMRDEQLSKYMRDVQLTIFRGTSMLEKAVKLTD